Proteins co-encoded in one Bacillus sp. FSL H8-0547 genomic window:
- a CDS encoding DUF5344 family protein, producing the protein MEKEIKINYSEVEQSLEDMKASASLLDMNLEVLDGENILASAKKLDELNKQLVLLTEEYKTLLKVNIQLTKQSVESMNEADKNTAASLK; encoded by the coding sequence ATGGAAAAAGAAATTAAAATTAATTATTCAGAGGTAGAGCAATCTTTAGAAGATATGAAAGCATCAGCGAGTTTGTTAGATATGAATCTTGAGGTTTTGGATGGAGAAAATATTTTAGCCTCTGCGAAGAAGCTGGATGAGCTTAACAAACAATTAGTTCTTTTAACTGAAGAATATAAAACATTGTTGAAAGTGAATATTCAATTAACTAAACAGTCGGTTGAAAGTATGAATGAAGCAGATAAAAATACTGCAGCTTCGCTAAAATAA